Proteins from a single region of Scylla paramamosain isolate STU-SP2022 chromosome 35, ASM3559412v1, whole genome shotgun sequence:
- the LOC135090535 gene encoding kelch domain-containing protein 2-like, with amino-acid sequence MDLSQTRQAPVEYQYVHRRAGHVMVAYQKRLYVWGGYMELPHSQAYTFMTSSKSSYHSAIDVWVFDPLLNMWTRKMSRGDIPQQLSGSCAAVHDDHMYMFGGWANIASDNMENNLNFLWRLQLPTLTWTLLAPNGTPPFPCDKAACWVHNNRFFVFGGFGPARSSSQMEDVGVNFVRDDVYYSGWIDQLVYYDIENNEWVWPRTKGVKPSPRAAHAADVCGDKVYIFGGRFKNARMNELHCLNLRNWTWSGNLMDDTLQDIPVGRSWHTFKFVSENKAVLYGGFNSTEQVLNDIWVLDVRSKKWCKTLNCRASSRLWHTAAVAHPGEITFYGGIQNNLLDNTRPKDHAEEMLVLRFSPPCLKRLTIEAICEAGEMLRSQWKVLPQILQHILAVRLSPDNFS; translated from the exons GAGCTGCCCCACTCCCAGGCATACACCTTCATGACCAGCAGCAAGTCGTCCTACCACAGCGCCATTGATGTGTGGGTGTTCGATCCACTCCTCAACATGTG GACAAGAAAGATGAGCCGGGGTGATATTCCACAGCAGCTCTCCGGGTCCTGTGCGGCTGTACACGACGACCACATGTACATGTTTGGAG GCTGGGCAAACATTGCATCTGATAATATGGAAAATAATCTCAATTTCCTTTGGCGTCTTCAACTCCCCACACTCACCTGGACACTACTGGCCCCCAATGGGactccccccttcccttgtGATAAAGCTGCCTGCTGGGTACACAACAATAG GTTCTTTGTGTTTGGTGGCTTTGGTCCGGCCAGAAGCTCAAGTCAGATGGAAGATGTCGGCGTCAACTTTGTGAGGGATGATGTTTACTACAGTGGCTGGATTGATCAGCTGGTCTACTATGATATAG AGAATAACGAGTGGGTGTGGCCAAGAACTAAAGGGGTGAAGCCGTCCCCTCGAGCAGCACACGCGGCAGACGTGTGCGGGGACAAGGTGTACATATTTGGCGGTAGATTTAAAAATGCAAGGATGAATGAATTGCACTGCTTAAACCTTAGGAACTGGACTTGGAGTGGAAA CTTGATGGATGACACCCTGCAAGACATCCCTGTCGGCAGGTCTTGGCACACATTCAAGTTTGTATCAGAGAATAAGGCTGTGTTGTATGGAGGATTCAACTCTACTGAGCAAGTTCTAA ATGACATTTGGGTGCTGGACGTCAGAAGCAAGAAGTGGTGCAAGACCCTCAACTGCCGTGCCAGTTCTCGGCTTTGGCACACTGCAGCCGTCGCCCATCCTGGTGAAATAACATTTTATGGGGGAATTCAGAACAATTTGCTGGATAACACAAGGCCAAAG GACCATGCTGAGGAAATGCTAGTGCTGAGATTTAGTCCTCCTTGCTTAAAGAG GCTAACCATCGAGGCAATCTGTGAGGCTGGTGAGATGCTGCGATCCCAGTGGAAAGTGTTGCCCCAGATTCTGCAACACATCCTGGCCGTGCGTCTCTCACCCGACAACTTCAGTTAG